One segment of Paenibacillus sp. FSL R7-0337 DNA contains the following:
- a CDS encoding dynamin family protein → MNVTMSDTFETNMLKLLNRFETLNLRETSAESYYKNRAKVIAKQLEEKEFRITVVGEFSAGKSTFLNALIGKDILPHALTETTATVTYIRNVPAEHPSADTIIVHFNDKQKPDLVFDLKENPDALKIYTTTHSKLNVVQEISHVDVYVNFKSTDEKVVFIDTPGLNGVADGHRDLTMHEIKQAHASICLFHLRSLAHSNLEFLRILQKHQSSFLFVLNFIDEIKNSEGDKVEQKLSSFQEQLSVNLMDEETGGNHSIRTFGVSALKALVAKDVTIPRMYSGDLIDLNSDDRERLMQESLFPLFEEYLWNKVLNGEKNQIFQTSLYDALQNLLEELSEELDKVSAFIKIQLDATEISDIERRLIQLAEFSGRNWKKLTHYMNSRHSGLDKLLKEKVIEDVSLILEQIREKVQLDNFETFELSMQQSTYSTLLQNKVSTLSYEYHNNISSILEEIYQTSILRAKEFAPSVEISTEGTLVIKAVKFDGSDYKFEKQLDKLKEKKINYLVKTKEIADEQDDMVKELQKIDLKVEKVQAGIAQAAVIQTTEQSRMGKEPDIRQYEETRYRTVERKKFSIFRLLSSTYEEAYTATVTDTSERDQWRRNKEHIQSKYAKIKDSLQQESTELRLRKKQFATKAAQYADLLSSLETKLLHVEEDIWRRQLEYDEILMKARNEFLRSEKRRLMDQIERFLKEQVYDALLETSKQNVEDNMVNIRQQVQDFYEKSQAEARHRLNGMLLSSKEEIQQQIEPYETLQEEISQLFQDMMHIEITQASSW, encoded by the coding sequence ATGAATGTAACCATGTCAGACACTTTTGAAACGAATATGCTTAAACTCCTCAACAGGTTCGAAACCTTGAATTTAAGAGAGACATCCGCAGAGAGCTATTATAAAAACAGGGCCAAAGTAATCGCAAAGCAATTAGAAGAGAAGGAATTCCGCATCACGGTCGTAGGTGAATTTAGTGCTGGAAAATCAACCTTTCTGAATGCACTGATTGGAAAAGATATTCTTCCCCATGCGCTCACGGAAACGACTGCAACAGTAACCTATATTCGTAATGTGCCGGCCGAGCATCCTAGCGCAGATACAATCATCGTACACTTTAACGATAAGCAGAAGCCTGACCTTGTGTTTGATCTGAAGGAGAATCCAGATGCTTTAAAAATATATACAACCACACATTCTAAACTGAACGTGGTTCAGGAGATCTCGCATGTAGATGTATATGTGAATTTCAAAAGTACGGATGAAAAGGTTGTTTTTATTGATACACCGGGTCTGAATGGTGTAGCAGACGGACACCGTGATTTAACCATGCACGAAATCAAACAGGCACATGCCAGTATCTGTTTATTTCATCTTCGTAGCCTAGCGCACAGCAATTTGGAATTTTTACGGATTCTCCAAAAACACCAAAGTTCATTTCTGTTTGTCTTGAATTTTATCGATGAAATAAAGAATTCGGAAGGGGACAAAGTAGAGCAAAAGCTATCTTCCTTTCAGGAACAACTGTCTGTTAATCTAATGGACGAGGAAACAGGTGGAAATCACTCCATACGGACCTTTGGTGTATCTGCACTTAAAGCTCTTGTGGCCAAAGATGTTACTATCCCAAGAATGTACAGTGGGGATCTAATAGACTTAAACTCGGATGACCGTGAGAGGCTTATGCAGGAATCCTTGTTTCCGTTGTTTGAAGAGTACTTATGGAATAAAGTATTGAATGGCGAGAAGAATCAGATATTTCAAACTTCATTATATGATGCTTTGCAGAACTTGCTAGAGGAGCTTTCAGAGGAATTGGATAAGGTGAGTGCGTTCATTAAAATACAGCTGGATGCAACGGAAATAAGTGATATCGAACGACGACTGATTCAGCTAGCTGAGTTCTCTGGTAGGAATTGGAAAAAGTTAACCCATTATATGAACAGTCGTCATTCCGGCCTGGACAAGTTATTGAAAGAGAAAGTTATTGAGGACGTTTCTCTCATTCTGGAGCAGATTCGTGAGAAAGTACAACTGGATAATTTTGAAACGTTTGAGTTGTCTATGCAGCAAAGCACCTATAGCACTTTGTTGCAGAACAAAGTGAGTACGCTCTCCTATGAATATCACAATAATATTTCTTCTATTTTAGAGGAGATTTATCAAACCTCGATACTGAGAGCCAAAGAGTTCGCACCTTCTGTAGAAATAAGCACGGAGGGGACTTTAGTTATCAAGGCTGTGAAATTCGATGGAAGTGACTATAAGTTCGAGAAGCAGTTGGATAAGTTGAAGGAAAAGAAGATCAATTATTTAGTCAAGACAAAAGAGATAGCAGACGAACAGGATGATATGGTCAAGGAGCTTCAGAAGATTGATCTTAAGGTGGAAAAGGTACAGGCAGGAATCGCCCAGGCAGCAGTTATACAGACAACAGAGCAAAGTAGAATGGGAAAAGAGCCGGATATTCGCCAGTACGAGGAAACTCGTTATCGGACGGTAGAAAGGAAGAAGTTCAGTATATTCCGTTTATTAAGCAGCACTTATGAGGAGGCCTACACAGCAACTGTAACGGATACGTCGGAAAGGGATCAATGGCGTAGGAATAAGGAGCATATTCAATCTAAATATGCCAAGATCAAGGATAGTCTGCAGCAGGAAAGCACGGAATTGCGTTTAAGAAAGAAGCAATTTGCAACCAAGGCTGCTCAGTATGCAGACTTGTTGAGTTCGCTTGAAACAAAGCTGCTCCACGTTGAGGAAGATATATGGCGCAGGCAGCTTGAATATGACGAGATTTTAATGAAAGCGCGAAATGAGTTTTTGCGTTCCGAGAAGCGAAGACTTATGGATCAGATCGAAAGATTCTTAAAGGAGCAGGTGTACGACGCTTTGCTCGAAACTTCAAAACAAAATGTGGAAGATAATATGGTGAACATTCGGCAACAAGTTCAGGATTTTTACGAGAAAAGTCAAGCCGAGGCAAGACACAGGTTAAATGGGATGCTGCTATCGAGTAAGGAAGAAATTCAGCAACAGATAGAACCTTATGAAACACTGCAAGAAGAAATTTCGCAATTATTTCAAGATATGATGCATATTGAAATTACCCAAGCGAGCAGCTGGTAG